A stretch of the Hallerella porci genome encodes the following:
- a CDS encoding type IV pilin protein produces the protein MKKGFTLIELMVVVVIIGILAAVAVPKLFGMIAKSKASEVGPAAGTYVKLQQAYISESTVMGNWGIIGYKGPGEETTASTTAGGAVSGTTNFTYKDGTGFTNNTIALSSAGKVGWTAGNKQRLNDCPNADNWTVTVKQNGATAGEAKFEAAINATNTVGCTALTPNFTNIGK, from the coding sequence ATGAAGAAAGGTTTTACTCTTATTGAATTGATGGTCGTCGTGGTCATCATCGGTATCCTCGCTGCAGTCGCAGTGCCGAAACTCTTCGGTATGATTGCAAAGTCCAAGGCTTCTGAAGTTGGTCCTGCTGCTGGAACCTACGTAAAGTTGCAGCAGGCTTACATCTCTGAATCCACGGTGATGGGCAACTGGGGAATTATTGGCTACAAGGGTCCGGGTGAAGAAACTACAGCAAGCACCACTGCTGGTGGTGCAGTTTCCGGAACGACAAACTTCACCTATAAGGACGGTACTGGCTTCACCAACAACACCATAGCCCTGTCTTCTGCAGGCAAGGTTGGTTGGACGGCAGGCAACAAGCAGCGCTTGAATGACTGCCCCAACGCAGACAACTGGACTGTCACGGTTAAGCAGAATGGTGCAACTGCCGGCGAAGCAAAATTCGAAGCCGCTATTAACGCTACAAATACAGTCGGATGCACGGCACTGACCCCGAATTTCACTAATATCGGCAAGTAA